A region of the Agromyces sp. CF514 genome:
TTCCCGGCAGCATCGTGAACATGGCGGCCGAGCATCGTCTCGTGGTCTGCATCGAGGACGGCATCCGCGTGGGCGGAATCGGCACCCGCATCCGGCAGGACCTGCGCGAAGCGGGCGTCGACACGGCAGTCACTGAGATCGGCCTGCCCGACGAGTTCCTCGACCACGCCTCGCGCGCGCAGATCCTCGAGCGCACCCGGCTGACCCCGCAGCACATCGCGCAAGACGTCATGGGCATGGTGCTCGGCTCGAAGCTGCCGCACGCCCGCGCCGTCTCGAGTGACACGGGTTCCACGGCCATCATCGCCGGCGACCGCTGACGCGACCTGCTCGTCCGAGCGAACGCGAGAGGGCCGGATCCGCAGTGCGGATCCGGCCCTCTGTTCGTCGTGCCGTCGGCTACGCCTCGACGCCCCGGATCGGCGGGTTGTGGAAGGTGCCGCCGAACACGCGCTCCGACGCGCCCACGCGGTCGAGGTACGGCGTGACGCCGCCCATCTGGAACGGGAAACCGGCGCCGAGGATCATGCACAGGTCGATGTCCTCAGGGGCGGCCACCACGGCGTCGTCGAGCATGAGCTTGACCTCGCGGGCGAGTCCGTCTTCGAGCGCGACGAGGATCTCCTCGGCCGTGCGGGGATTCTTGCCGCCGGCGACGAGCTTCAGCGCACCCTTGTCGAAGCCCTTGACCTTGCCCTTGTCGTCCTTCTCGAGCAGCGTGCCGTACTCGGCGAGCCGGTGCAGGTTCTCGCTGCGGTAGAAGCGGTCGGGGAAGGCGGCGTGGTGGGTGTCGAGCACGTGCGCGCCGACCTTCAGCCCGACGAGGTCGAGCAGCGCCGAGGGAGCCATCGGCAGGCCGAGCGGCGCGATCGCCCGGTCGACGGTCTCGAACGAGGTGCCCTCGTCGACGGCCTTCATCGCCTCGCCCAGGAGGACGGCGAGGAGGCGGTTGACGACGAACCCAGGGGTGTCGGCCGTGATGACGGCGTTCTTCTTCAGGTTCTTCGCGGTGACCATCGCGGTCGACAGCGTCGACTCGTCGGTGTGCGAGGTCTTCACGACCTCGATCAGCGGCATGAGGGCGACGGGCGTGAAGAAGTGGAAGCCCACGAGCCGTTCGGGGTGGGCGAGCTTCGAACCGATCTGCTCGACCGACAGCGAGGAGGTGTTCGTCGCGAGCACGGCCTCGGGGGATATGAACTGCTCGACCTCGGCGAAGACGTTCTGCTTGATCTCGAGCTCTTCGAAGACGGCCTCGATGACCCAGTCGCAGTCGGCGAAGTCGGCCTTGTCGGTCGTACCGGTCACCAGCGCCTTGAGGCGGTTCGCCTCGTCGGGCGAGATGCGGCCCTTGCCGAGCAGGGCGTCGATCTCGCCGGCGATGTAGGCGACGCCCTTGTCGACGCGCGCCTGGTCGATGTCGGTGATCACGACGGGCACCTGCAGGCGGCGCACGAACAGCAGCGCGAGCTGGCTGGCCATGTACCCCGCGCCGAGCACGCCGACCTTGGTGACCTTCTTCGCGAGGGCCTTGTCGGGAGCCCCGGCGGGCCGCTTGGTGCGCTTCTGCACGAGGTTGAACGAGTAGATCGACGCCTGCAGCTGGTCGCCGGCGATGAGCTCGGCGAGCACCTCGTCTTCGCGCTGGAAGCCCTCGGCGCGCGTACCGCTCTTGGCCGCCTTCATGAGGTCGAGTGCCGCGTACGGCGCCTGGGGCACCGTGCCGATGCGCTTCGCGAGCGTGTCGCGGGCGATCTTGATGGCGATGTCCCACTTGGCGAGCCGTTCGAGCTTGCCCGGCTCGTTGGGACGCTTGACCTTGACGGTGCCGTTGATCACGCCGTCGGCCCACTTGAGCGAGTCCTCGAGGTAGTTCACCGACGGGAAGATCGCATCGGCGAGGCCGAGGTCGAAGGCGTCCTTCGCCTTGAGCGTGCGGTTCTGCTTCAACGGGTTCTCGATGACGACCTTGAGAGCGTTCTCGATGCCGATGAGGTTCGGCAGGATCGTCGCGCCGCCCCATCCGGGGATGAGGCCGAGGAACACCTCGGGCAGCGCGAGCGCGGGTGCGGACGCGTCGACGGTGCGGTAGTCGGCGTGCAGGCCGATCTCGAGCCCGCCGCCGAGCGCGAGTCCGTTCGTGAAGGCGAACGACGGCACCCCGACCTCGCCGAGCTTGGCGAGCGCGTAGTGTCCGAGCTGCACGAACTTCTTCGCGGTCGCCTTGTCGGGGATCTCGGCGACCTTCGAGAGGTCGGCGCCCGCGGCGAGGATGAACGGCTTGCCCGTGACGGCGACCGCGTCGATCTCGCCCGCGGCGGCGCGCGCCTTGAGCGCGTCGAGCGTCGCCGCGTACTCGAGGAGGGTCGCCGCGCCGAGCGTGTTCGGCCGGGTGTGGTCGCGTCCGTTGTCGAGGGTCAGGAGCGCGAGCGTCTTGCCAGAGGCGAGTCGGATGTCGCGCACGTAGGAGTGCGTGACGACCTCGTCGTCTCCGGCGAGGGCCACGAGCGAGTCGAAGTCGATGGTCGAGTAGTCGGTCATGCGCGCTTCTTCGCCTTCTTGTCGAAGTTCGGGTTCTCCCAGATCATGGTGCCGCCCTGTCCGAGGCCGACGCACATGCTGGTGATGCCGTACCGGAGCTCGGGGCGCTCGGCGAACTGGCTCGCGAGCTGGTTCATGAGGCGGACACCGGATGACGCGAGCGGGTGTCCGACGGCGATGGCGCCGCCCCACGGGTTGACGCGGGGGTCCTCGTCGTCGATGCCGTAGTGGTCCATGAACGAGAGCACCTGCACGGCGAAGGCCTCGTTCATCTCGAAGAGGTCGATGTCGTCGATGGTCAGGCCCGCCTTCCGGAGCGCCTTCTCGGTGGCCGGGATCGGGCCGATGCCCATGATCTCGGGGTCGACGCCGGCGAACGCGTAGCTGACGAGCTTCATCTTGGGCGCCAGGCCGAGTTCCTTCGCGGTGTCGCCCGAGGCGAGC
Encoded here:
- a CDS encoding 3-hydroxyacyl-CoA dehydrogenase NAD-binding domain-containing protein; protein product: MTDYSTIDFDSLVALAGDDEVVTHSYVRDIRLASGKTLALLTLDNGRDHTRPNTLGAATLLEYAATLDALKARAAAGEIDAVAVTGKPFILAAGADLSKVAEIPDKATAKKFVQLGHYALAKLGEVGVPSFAFTNGLALGGGLEIGLHADYRTVDASAPALALPEVFLGLIPGWGGATILPNLIGIENALKVVIENPLKQNRTLKAKDAFDLGLADAIFPSVNYLEDSLKWADGVINGTVKVKRPNEPGKLERLAKWDIAIKIARDTLAKRIGTVPQAPYAALDLMKAAKSGTRAEGFQREDEVLAELIAGDQLQASIYSFNLVQKRTKRPAGAPDKALAKKVTKVGVLGAGYMASQLALLFVRRLQVPVVITDIDQARVDKGVAYIAGEIDALLGKGRISPDEANRLKALVTGTTDKADFADCDWVIEAVFEELEIKQNVFAEVEQFISPEAVLATNTSSLSVEQIGSKLAHPERLVGFHFFTPVALMPLIEVVKTSHTDESTLSTAMVTAKNLKKNAVITADTPGFVVNRLLAVLLGEAMKAVDEGTSFETVDRAIAPLGLPMAPSALLDLVGLKVGAHVLDTHHAAFPDRFYRSENLHRLAEYGTLLEKDDKGKVKGFDKGALKLVAGGKNPRTAEEILVALEDGLAREVKLMLDDAVVAAPEDIDLCMILGAGFPFQMGGVTPYLDRVGASERVFGGTFHNPPIRGVEA